The proteins below are encoded in one region of Sminthopsis crassicaudata isolate SCR6 chromosome 1, ASM4859323v1, whole genome shotgun sequence:
- the HNRNPM gene encoding heterogeneous nuclear ribonucleoprotein M isoform X4: protein MAAGVEAAVEVAATESKMEEESGAPGIVSGNGTPTPKSEGERSSQNEKRKEKNVKRGGNRFEPYANPTKRYRAFITNIPFDVKWQSLKDLVKEKVGEVTYVELLMDAEGKSRGCAVVEFKMEESMKKAAEVLNKHSLSGRPLKVKEDPDGEHARRAMQKVMATTGGMGMGPGGPGMINIPPSILNNPNIPNEIIHALQAGRLGSTVFVANLDYKVGWKKLKEVFCMAGVVVRADILEDKDGKSRGIGTVTFEQSIEAVQAISMFNGQLLFDRPMHVKMDERALPKGDFFPPERPQQLPHGLGGIGMGLGPGGQPIDANHLNKGIGMGNIGPAGMGMEGMGFGINKMGGMEGPFGGGGMENMGRFGSGMNMGRMSEMDRGMGGGFERDFARNEMGMARSFGEPLGRGMGGGGGSVPGIERMGPGIDRIGGAGMERMGSGLGHGMDRVGSEMERMGLVMDRMGSTVERMGSGIERMGPLGIDHMTTSIERMGQTMDRIGSGVERMGAGMGFGIERMAAPIDRVGSTIERMGSGVDRMGTTMDRMGLSMDRMVPAGMGTGIDRMGPVMDRMSTGLDRMGANNMERMGLDRMGANNIERMGLDRMGANNIERMGPTMGPALGSGMERMGLAMGGSFDRAMEMDRGNFGGSFAGSFGGAGGHVPGVARKACQIFVRNLPFDFTWKMLKDKFNECGHVLYADIKMENGKSKGCGVVKFESPEVAERACRMMNGIKLSGREIDVRIDRNA from the exons ATGGCGGCAGGGGTAGAAGCGGCTGTGGAGGTGGCGGCGACTGAATCCAAAATGGAGGAAGAGAGCGGTGCGCCTGGCATAGTAAGCGGGAACGGGACCCCGACCCCCAAAAG tgaaGGTGAACGATCAAGTCAAaatgagaagaggaaggagaaaaatgtgaaaagaggCGGGAATCGATTTGAACCCTATGCCAACCCTACTAAAAGATACAGAGCCTTCATTACAAATATACCATTTGATGTGAAGTGGCAGTCCCTTAAAGACCTGGTCAAAGAAAAAG TTGGTGAGGTAACATACGTGGAGCTCTTAATGGACGCTGAAGGAAAGTCAAGG GGATGCGC TGTTGTTGAATTCAAGATGGAAGAAAGCATGAAAAAAGCTGCTGAAGTTTTGAACAAGCATAGCCTGAGTGGAAGACCTCTGAAAGTCAAAGAA GATCCTGATGGCGAACATGCCAGGAGAGCAATGCAAAAGGTGATGGCTACAACTGGTGGGATGGGTATGGGACCAGGTGGCCCAGGAATGATTAATATCCCACCCAGTATCCTAAATAATCCTAACATCCCAAATGAGATTATCCATGCATTACAGGCCGGAAGACTTGGAAGCACAGTATTTGTAGCAAAT cTGGATTATAAAGTTGGCTGGAAGAAACTGAAGGAAGTGTTCTGTATGGCTGGCGTAGTGGTTAGAGCAGACATTCTTGAAGATAAAGATGGAAAAAGTCGTGGAATTGGCACTGTTACTTTTGAACAGTCAATTGAAGCAGTTCAGGCTATAT CAATGTTCAATGGCCAGCTGCTATTCGACAGACCAATGCATGTGAAGATG GATGAGAGGGCCTTGCCAAAGGGTGACTTTTTCCCTCCAGAGCGCCCCCAGCAACTCCCTC atggACTTGGTGGTATTGGCATGGGACTAGGACCAGGAGGACAGCCCATTGATGCTAATCATCTAAACAAAGGCATAGGAATGGGCAACATAGGACCTGCAG gaatgGGAATGGAAGGCATGGGATTTGGAATAAACAAAATGGGAG gCATGGAGGGCCCCTTTGGTGGTGGCGGCATGGAAAACATGGGTCGGTTTGGATCTGGCATGAACATGGGCCGAATGAGTG AAATGGATCGAGGAATGGGTGGAGGATTTGAGAGAGACTTTGCACGGAATGAGATGGGAATGGCTCGGAGTTTTGGAGAACCTCTTGGCAGGGGAATGG gtggtggtggtggcagtGTACCAGGAATCGAGAGGATGGGCCCTGGGATTGATCGCATAGGTGGTGCTGGGATGGAAAGAATGGGTTCTGGCCTAGGCCATGGGATGGATAGAGTAGGGTCTGAGATGGAGAGAATGGGCCTTGTCATGGATCGGATGGGGTCAACTGTAGAGAGAATGGGGTCAGGAATAGAACGAATGGGTCCCCTTGGCATAGACCACATGACTACAAGCATTGAAAGGATGGGCCAAACCATGGATAGGATAGGTTCAGGTGTAGAAAGAATGGGGGCTGGCATGGGTTTTGGTATTGAGAGAATGGCTGCTCCTATAGACCGTGTTGGCTCGACTATAGAGAGGATGGGATCAGGTGTGGATCGCATGGGCACCACCATGGATCGCATGGGTCTAAGTATGGATCGTATGGTGCCTGCTGGCATGGGAACTGGCATAGATCGCATGGGCCCAGTTATGGATCGAATGTCTACTGGTTTGGACCGTATGGGTGCCAATAACATGGAGCGTATGGGATTGGACCGTATGGGTGCCAATAACATAGAGCGCATGGGATTGGACCGTATGGGTGCCAATAACATAGAGAGAATGGGTCCCACTATGGGACCAGCCCTAGGTTCAGGAATGGAGCGCATGGGACTTGCCATGGGAGGTAGCTTTGACCGAGCCATGGAAATGGATAGGGGAAATTTTGGAGGCAGTTTTGCAGGGTCTTTTGGAGGTGCTGGTGGCCACGTGCCTGGGGTTGCTCGAAAAGCCTGCCAGATATTTGTGAGAAAC cTCCCTTTTGACTTTACATGGAAAATGCTAAAAGACAAATTCAATGAATGTG GTCATGTGTTGTATGCAGACATCAAGATGGAGAATGGCAAATCCAAGGGTTGTGGCGTGGTTAAGTTTGAGTCCCCAGAGGTGGCAGAGAGAGCCTGCCGGATGATGAATGGGATAAAACTCAGTGGCAGAGAGATTGATGTACGAATTGATAGAAATGCCTAA
- the HNRNPM gene encoding heterogeneous nuclear ribonucleoprotein M isoform X1, which yields MEESMKKAAEVLNKHSLSGRPLKVKEDPDGEHARRAMQKVMATTGGMGMGPGGPGMINIPPSILNNPNIPNEIIHALQAGRLGSTVFVANLDYKVGWKKLKEVFCMAGVVVRADILEDKDGKSRGIGTVTFEQSIEAVQAISMFNGQLLFDRPMHVKMDERALPKGDFFPPERPQQLPHGLGGIGMGLGPGGQPIDANHLNKGIGMGNIGPAGMGMEGMGFGINKMGGMEGPFGGGGMENMGRFGSGMNMGRMSEMDRGMGGGFERDFARNEMGMARSFGEPLGRGMGGGGGSVPGIERMGPGIDRIGGAGMERMGSGLGHGMDRVGSEMERMGLVMDRMGSTVERMGSGIERMGPLGIDHMTTSIERMGQTMDRIGSGVERMGAGMGFGIERMAAPIDRVGSTIERMGSGVDRMGTTMDRMGLSMDRMVPAGMGTGIDRMGPVMDRMSTGLDRMGANNMERMGLDRMGANNIERMGLDRMGANNIERMGPTMGPALGSGMERMGLAMGGSFDRAMEMDRGNFGGSFAGSFGGAGGHVPGVARKACQIFVRNLPFDFTWKMLKDKFNECGHVLYADIKMENGKSKGCGVVKFESPEVAERACRMMNGIKLSGREIDVRIDRNA from the exons ATGGAAGAAAGCATGAAAAAAGCTGCTGAAGTTTTGAACAAGCATAGCCTGAGTGGAAGACCTCTGAAAGTCAAAGAA GATCCTGATGGCGAACATGCCAGGAGAGCAATGCAAAAGGTGATGGCTACAACTGGTGGGATGGGTATGGGACCAGGTGGCCCAGGAATGATTAATATCCCACCCAGTATCCTAAATAATCCTAACATCCCAAATGAGATTATCCATGCATTACAGGCCGGAAGACTTGGAAGCACAGTATTTGTAGCAAAT cTGGATTATAAAGTTGGCTGGAAGAAACTGAAGGAAGTGTTCTGTATGGCTGGCGTAGTGGTTAGAGCAGACATTCTTGAAGATAAAGATGGAAAAAGTCGTGGAATTGGCACTGTTACTTTTGAACAGTCAATTGAAGCAGTTCAGGCTATAT CAATGTTCAATGGCCAGCTGCTATTCGACAGACCAATGCATGTGAAGATG GATGAGAGGGCCTTGCCAAAGGGTGACTTTTTCCCTCCAGAGCGCCCCCAGCAACTCCCTC atggACTTGGTGGTATTGGCATGGGACTAGGACCAGGAGGACAGCCCATTGATGCTAATCATCTAAACAAAGGCATAGGAATGGGCAACATAGGACCTGCAG gaatgGGAATGGAAGGCATGGGATTTGGAATAAACAAAATGGGAG gCATGGAGGGCCCCTTTGGTGGTGGCGGCATGGAAAACATGGGTCGGTTTGGATCTGGCATGAACATGGGCCGAATGAGTG AAATGGATCGAGGAATGGGTGGAGGATTTGAGAGAGACTTTGCACGGAATGAGATGGGAATGGCTCGGAGTTTTGGAGAACCTCTTGGCAGGGGAATGG gtggtggtggtggcagtGTACCAGGAATCGAGAGGATGGGCCCTGGGATTGATCGCATAGGTGGTGCTGGGATGGAAAGAATGGGTTCTGGCCTAGGCCATGGGATGGATAGAGTAGGGTCTGAGATGGAGAGAATGGGCCTTGTCATGGATCGGATGGGGTCAACTGTAGAGAGAATGGGGTCAGGAATAGAACGAATGGGTCCCCTTGGCATAGACCACATGACTACAAGCATTGAAAGGATGGGCCAAACCATGGATAGGATAGGTTCAGGTGTAGAAAGAATGGGGGCTGGCATGGGTTTTGGTATTGAGAGAATGGCTGCTCCTATAGACCGTGTTGGCTCGACTATAGAGAGGATGGGATCAGGTGTGGATCGCATGGGCACCACCATGGATCGCATGGGTCTAAGTATGGATCGTATGGTGCCTGCTGGCATGGGAACTGGCATAGATCGCATGGGCCCAGTTATGGATCGAATGTCTACTGGTTTGGACCGTATGGGTGCCAATAACATGGAGCGTATGGGATTGGACCGTATGGGTGCCAATAACATAGAGCGCATGGGATTGGACCGTATGGGTGCCAATAACATAGAGAGAATGGGTCCCACTATGGGACCAGCCCTAGGTTCAGGAATGGAGCGCATGGGACTTGCCATGGGAGGTAGCTTTGACCGAGCCATGGAAATGGATAGGGGAAATTTTGGAGGCAGTTTTGCAGGGTCTTTTGGAGGTGCTGGTGGCCACGTGCCTGGGGTTGCTCGAAAAGCCTGCCAGATATTTGTGAGAAAC cTCCCTTTTGACTTTACATGGAAAATGCTAAAAGACAAATTCAATGAATGTG GTCATGTGTTGTATGCAGACATCAAGATGGAGAATGGCAAATCCAAGGGTTGTGGCGTGGTTAAGTTTGAGTCCCCAGAGGTGGCAGAGAGAGCCTGCCGGATGATGAATGGGATAAAACTCAGTGGCAGAGAGATTGATGTACGAATTGATAGAAATGCCTAA
- the HNRNPM gene encoding heterogeneous nuclear ribonucleoprotein M isoform X3, whose amino-acid sequence MEESMKKAAEVLNKHSLSGRPLKVKEDPDGEHARRAMQKAGRLGSTVFVANLDYKVGWKKLKEVFCMAGVVVRADILEDKDGKSRGIGTVTFEQSIEAVQAISMFNGQLLFDRPMHVKMDERALPKGDFFPPERPQQLPHGLGGIGMGLGPGGQPIDANHLNKGIGMGNIGPAGMGMEGMGFGINKMGGMEGPFGGGGMENMGRFGSGMNMGRMSEMDRGMGGGFERDFARNEMGMARSFGEPLGRGMGGGGGSVPGIERMGPGIDRIGGAGMERMGSGLGHGMDRVGSEMERMGLVMDRMGSTVERMGSGIERMGPLGIDHMTTSIERMGQTMDRIGSGVERMGAGMGFGIERMAAPIDRVGSTIERMGSGVDRMGTTMDRMGLSMDRMVPAGMGTGIDRMGPVMDRMSTGLDRMGANNMERMGLDRMGANNIERMGLDRMGANNIERMGPTMGPALGSGMERMGLAMGGSFDRAMEMDRGNFGGSFAGSFGGAGGHVPGVARKACQIFVRNLPFDFTWKMLKDKFNECGHVLYADIKMENGKSKGCGVVKFESPEVAERACRMMNGIKLSGREIDVRIDRNA is encoded by the exons ATGGAAGAAAGCATGAAAAAAGCTGCTGAAGTTTTGAACAAGCATAGCCTGAGTGGAAGACCTCTGAAAGTCAAAGAA GATCCTGATGGCGAACATGCCAGGAGAGCAATGCAAAAG GCCGGAAGACTTGGAAGCACAGTATTTGTAGCAAAT cTGGATTATAAAGTTGGCTGGAAGAAACTGAAGGAAGTGTTCTGTATGGCTGGCGTAGTGGTTAGAGCAGACATTCTTGAAGATAAAGATGGAAAAAGTCGTGGAATTGGCACTGTTACTTTTGAACAGTCAATTGAAGCAGTTCAGGCTATAT CAATGTTCAATGGCCAGCTGCTATTCGACAGACCAATGCATGTGAAGATG GATGAGAGGGCCTTGCCAAAGGGTGACTTTTTCCCTCCAGAGCGCCCCCAGCAACTCCCTC atggACTTGGTGGTATTGGCATGGGACTAGGACCAGGAGGACAGCCCATTGATGCTAATCATCTAAACAAAGGCATAGGAATGGGCAACATAGGACCTGCAG gaatgGGAATGGAAGGCATGGGATTTGGAATAAACAAAATGGGAG gCATGGAGGGCCCCTTTGGTGGTGGCGGCATGGAAAACATGGGTCGGTTTGGATCTGGCATGAACATGGGCCGAATGAGTG AAATGGATCGAGGAATGGGTGGAGGATTTGAGAGAGACTTTGCACGGAATGAGATGGGAATGGCTCGGAGTTTTGGAGAACCTCTTGGCAGGGGAATGG gtggtggtggtggcagtGTACCAGGAATCGAGAGGATGGGCCCTGGGATTGATCGCATAGGTGGTGCTGGGATGGAAAGAATGGGTTCTGGCCTAGGCCATGGGATGGATAGAGTAGGGTCTGAGATGGAGAGAATGGGCCTTGTCATGGATCGGATGGGGTCAACTGTAGAGAGAATGGGGTCAGGAATAGAACGAATGGGTCCCCTTGGCATAGACCACATGACTACAAGCATTGAAAGGATGGGCCAAACCATGGATAGGATAGGTTCAGGTGTAGAAAGAATGGGGGCTGGCATGGGTTTTGGTATTGAGAGAATGGCTGCTCCTATAGACCGTGTTGGCTCGACTATAGAGAGGATGGGATCAGGTGTGGATCGCATGGGCACCACCATGGATCGCATGGGTCTAAGTATGGATCGTATGGTGCCTGCTGGCATGGGAACTGGCATAGATCGCATGGGCCCAGTTATGGATCGAATGTCTACTGGTTTGGACCGTATGGGTGCCAATAACATGGAGCGTATGGGATTGGACCGTATGGGTGCCAATAACATAGAGCGCATGGGATTGGACCGTATGGGTGCCAATAACATAGAGAGAATGGGTCCCACTATGGGACCAGCCCTAGGTTCAGGAATGGAGCGCATGGGACTTGCCATGGGAGGTAGCTTTGACCGAGCCATGGAAATGGATAGGGGAAATTTTGGAGGCAGTTTTGCAGGGTCTTTTGGAGGTGCTGGTGGCCACGTGCCTGGGGTTGCTCGAAAAGCCTGCCAGATATTTGTGAGAAAC cTCCCTTTTGACTTTACATGGAAAATGCTAAAAGACAAATTCAATGAATGTG GTCATGTGTTGTATGCAGACATCAAGATGGAGAATGGCAAATCCAAGGGTTGTGGCGTGGTTAAGTTTGAGTCCCCAGAGGTGGCAGAGAGAGCCTGCCGGATGATGAATGGGATAAAACTCAGTGGCAGAGAGATTGATGTACGAATTGATAGAAATGCCTAA
- the HNRNPM gene encoding heterogeneous nuclear ribonucleoprotein M isoform X2: protein MEESMKKAAEVLNKHSLSGRPLKVKEDPDGEHARRAMQKVMATTGGMGMGPGGPGMINIPPSILNNPNIPNEIIHALQAGRLGSTVFVANLDYKVGWKKLKEVFCMAGVVVRADILEDKDGKSRGIGTVTFEQSIEAVQAISMFNGQLLFDRPMHVKMDERALPKGDFFPPERPQQLPHGLGGIGMGLGPGGQPIDANHLNKGIGMGNIGPAGMGMEGMGFGINKMGEMDRGMGGGFERDFARNEMGMARSFGEPLGRGMGGGGGSVPGIERMGPGIDRIGGAGMERMGSGLGHGMDRVGSEMERMGLVMDRMGSTVERMGSGIERMGPLGIDHMTTSIERMGQTMDRIGSGVERMGAGMGFGIERMAAPIDRVGSTIERMGSGVDRMGTTMDRMGLSMDRMVPAGMGTGIDRMGPVMDRMSTGLDRMGANNMERMGLDRMGANNIERMGLDRMGANNIERMGPTMGPALGSGMERMGLAMGGSFDRAMEMDRGNFGGSFAGSFGGAGGHVPGVARKACQIFVRNLPFDFTWKMLKDKFNECGHVLYADIKMENGKSKGCGVVKFESPEVAERACRMMNGIKLSGREIDVRIDRNA, encoded by the exons ATGGAAGAAAGCATGAAAAAAGCTGCTGAAGTTTTGAACAAGCATAGCCTGAGTGGAAGACCTCTGAAAGTCAAAGAA GATCCTGATGGCGAACATGCCAGGAGAGCAATGCAAAAGGTGATGGCTACAACTGGTGGGATGGGTATGGGACCAGGTGGCCCAGGAATGATTAATATCCCACCCAGTATCCTAAATAATCCTAACATCCCAAATGAGATTATCCATGCATTACAGGCCGGAAGACTTGGAAGCACAGTATTTGTAGCAAAT cTGGATTATAAAGTTGGCTGGAAGAAACTGAAGGAAGTGTTCTGTATGGCTGGCGTAGTGGTTAGAGCAGACATTCTTGAAGATAAAGATGGAAAAAGTCGTGGAATTGGCACTGTTACTTTTGAACAGTCAATTGAAGCAGTTCAGGCTATAT CAATGTTCAATGGCCAGCTGCTATTCGACAGACCAATGCATGTGAAGATG GATGAGAGGGCCTTGCCAAAGGGTGACTTTTTCCCTCCAGAGCGCCCCCAGCAACTCCCTC atggACTTGGTGGTATTGGCATGGGACTAGGACCAGGAGGACAGCCCATTGATGCTAATCATCTAAACAAAGGCATAGGAATGGGCAACATAGGACCTGCAG gaatgGGAATGGAAGGCATGGGATTTGGAATAAACAAAATGGGAG AAATGGATCGAGGAATGGGTGGAGGATTTGAGAGAGACTTTGCACGGAATGAGATGGGAATGGCTCGGAGTTTTGGAGAACCTCTTGGCAGGGGAATGG gtggtggtggtggcagtGTACCAGGAATCGAGAGGATGGGCCCTGGGATTGATCGCATAGGTGGTGCTGGGATGGAAAGAATGGGTTCTGGCCTAGGCCATGGGATGGATAGAGTAGGGTCTGAGATGGAGAGAATGGGCCTTGTCATGGATCGGATGGGGTCAACTGTAGAGAGAATGGGGTCAGGAATAGAACGAATGGGTCCCCTTGGCATAGACCACATGACTACAAGCATTGAAAGGATGGGCCAAACCATGGATAGGATAGGTTCAGGTGTAGAAAGAATGGGGGCTGGCATGGGTTTTGGTATTGAGAGAATGGCTGCTCCTATAGACCGTGTTGGCTCGACTATAGAGAGGATGGGATCAGGTGTGGATCGCATGGGCACCACCATGGATCGCATGGGTCTAAGTATGGATCGTATGGTGCCTGCTGGCATGGGAACTGGCATAGATCGCATGGGCCCAGTTATGGATCGAATGTCTACTGGTTTGGACCGTATGGGTGCCAATAACATGGAGCGTATGGGATTGGACCGTATGGGTGCCAATAACATAGAGCGCATGGGATTGGACCGTATGGGTGCCAATAACATAGAGAGAATGGGTCCCACTATGGGACCAGCCCTAGGTTCAGGAATGGAGCGCATGGGACTTGCCATGGGAGGTAGCTTTGACCGAGCCATGGAAATGGATAGGGGAAATTTTGGAGGCAGTTTTGCAGGGTCTTTTGGAGGTGCTGGTGGCCACGTGCCTGGGGTTGCTCGAAAAGCCTGCCAGATATTTGTGAGAAAC cTCCCTTTTGACTTTACATGGAAAATGCTAAAAGACAAATTCAATGAATGTG GTCATGTGTTGTATGCAGACATCAAGATGGAGAATGGCAAATCCAAGGGTTGTGGCGTGGTTAAGTTTGAGTCCCCAGAGGTGGCAGAGAGAGCCTGCCGGATGATGAATGGGATAAAACTCAGTGGCAGAGAGATTGATGTACGAATTGATAGAAATGCCTAA
- the HNRNPM gene encoding heterogeneous nuclear ribonucleoprotein M isoform X5, with product MAAGVEAAVEVAATESKMEEESGAPGIVSGNGTPTPKSEGERSSQNEKRKEKNVKRGGNRFEPYANPTKRYRAFITNIPFDVKWQSLKDLVKEKVGEVTYVELLMDAEGKSRGCAVVEFKMEESMKKAAEVLNKHSLSGRPLKVKEDPDGEHARRAMQKAGRLGSTVFVANLDYKVGWKKLKEVFCMAGVVVRADILEDKDGKSRGIGTVTFEQSIEAVQAISMFNGQLLFDRPMHVKMDERALPKGDFFPPERPQQLPHGLGGIGMGLGPGGQPIDANHLNKGIGMGNIGPAGMGMEGMGFGINKMGGMEGPFGGGGMENMGRFGSGMNMGRMSEMDRGMGGGFERDFARNEMGMARSFGEPLGRGMGGGGGSVPGIERMGPGIDRIGGAGMERMGSGLGHGMDRVGSEMERMGLVMDRMGSTVERMGSGIERMGPLGIDHMTTSIERMGQTMDRIGSGVERMGAGMGFGIERMAAPIDRVGSTIERMGSGVDRMGTTMDRMGLSMDRMVPAGMGTGIDRMGPVMDRMSTGLDRMGANNMERMGLDRMGANNIERMGLDRMGANNIERMGPTMGPALGSGMERMGLAMGGSFDRAMEMDRGNFGGSFAGSFGGAGGHVPGVARKACQIFVRNLPFDFTWKMLKDKFNECGHVLYADIKMENGKSKGCGVVKFESPEVAERACRMMNGIKLSGREIDVRIDRNA from the exons ATGGCGGCAGGGGTAGAAGCGGCTGTGGAGGTGGCGGCGACTGAATCCAAAATGGAGGAAGAGAGCGGTGCGCCTGGCATAGTAAGCGGGAACGGGACCCCGACCCCCAAAAG tgaaGGTGAACGATCAAGTCAAaatgagaagaggaaggagaaaaatgtgaaaagaggCGGGAATCGATTTGAACCCTATGCCAACCCTACTAAAAGATACAGAGCCTTCATTACAAATATACCATTTGATGTGAAGTGGCAGTCCCTTAAAGACCTGGTCAAAGAAAAAG TTGGTGAGGTAACATACGTGGAGCTCTTAATGGACGCTGAAGGAAAGTCAAGG GGATGCGC TGTTGTTGAATTCAAGATGGAAGAAAGCATGAAAAAAGCTGCTGAAGTTTTGAACAAGCATAGCCTGAGTGGAAGACCTCTGAAAGTCAAAGAA GATCCTGATGGCGAACATGCCAGGAGAGCAATGCAAAAG GCCGGAAGACTTGGAAGCACAGTATTTGTAGCAAAT cTGGATTATAAAGTTGGCTGGAAGAAACTGAAGGAAGTGTTCTGTATGGCTGGCGTAGTGGTTAGAGCAGACATTCTTGAAGATAAAGATGGAAAAAGTCGTGGAATTGGCACTGTTACTTTTGAACAGTCAATTGAAGCAGTTCAGGCTATAT CAATGTTCAATGGCCAGCTGCTATTCGACAGACCAATGCATGTGAAGATG GATGAGAGGGCCTTGCCAAAGGGTGACTTTTTCCCTCCAGAGCGCCCCCAGCAACTCCCTC atggACTTGGTGGTATTGGCATGGGACTAGGACCAGGAGGACAGCCCATTGATGCTAATCATCTAAACAAAGGCATAGGAATGGGCAACATAGGACCTGCAG gaatgGGAATGGAAGGCATGGGATTTGGAATAAACAAAATGGGAG gCATGGAGGGCCCCTTTGGTGGTGGCGGCATGGAAAACATGGGTCGGTTTGGATCTGGCATGAACATGGGCCGAATGAGTG AAATGGATCGAGGAATGGGTGGAGGATTTGAGAGAGACTTTGCACGGAATGAGATGGGAATGGCTCGGAGTTTTGGAGAACCTCTTGGCAGGGGAATGG gtggtggtggtggcagtGTACCAGGAATCGAGAGGATGGGCCCTGGGATTGATCGCATAGGTGGTGCTGGGATGGAAAGAATGGGTTCTGGCCTAGGCCATGGGATGGATAGAGTAGGGTCTGAGATGGAGAGAATGGGCCTTGTCATGGATCGGATGGGGTCAACTGTAGAGAGAATGGGGTCAGGAATAGAACGAATGGGTCCCCTTGGCATAGACCACATGACTACAAGCATTGAAAGGATGGGCCAAACCATGGATAGGATAGGTTCAGGTGTAGAAAGAATGGGGGCTGGCATGGGTTTTGGTATTGAGAGAATGGCTGCTCCTATAGACCGTGTTGGCTCGACTATAGAGAGGATGGGATCAGGTGTGGATCGCATGGGCACCACCATGGATCGCATGGGTCTAAGTATGGATCGTATGGTGCCTGCTGGCATGGGAACTGGCATAGATCGCATGGGCCCAGTTATGGATCGAATGTCTACTGGTTTGGACCGTATGGGTGCCAATAACATGGAGCGTATGGGATTGGACCGTATGGGTGCCAATAACATAGAGCGCATGGGATTGGACCGTATGGGTGCCAATAACATAGAGAGAATGGGTCCCACTATGGGACCAGCCCTAGGTTCAGGAATGGAGCGCATGGGACTTGCCATGGGAGGTAGCTTTGACCGAGCCATGGAAATGGATAGGGGAAATTTTGGAGGCAGTTTTGCAGGGTCTTTTGGAGGTGCTGGTGGCCACGTGCCTGGGGTTGCTCGAAAAGCCTGCCAGATATTTGTGAGAAAC cTCCCTTTTGACTTTACATGGAAAATGCTAAAAGACAAATTCAATGAATGTG GTCATGTGTTGTATGCAGACATCAAGATGGAGAATGGCAAATCCAAGGGTTGTGGCGTGGTTAAGTTTGAGTCCCCAGAGGTGGCAGAGAGAGCCTGCCGGATGATGAATGGGATAAAACTCAGTGGCAGAGAGATTGATGTACGAATTGATAGAAATGCCTAA